The Paraburkholderia agricolaris genome includes the window GTGGTGGGGGGGCAACCGAGTCTGCGTCGCTATTGTGTATTCGGCGAACTGTTTGCGGCTGGCGGTGAAGACGCTCATCAACAATCGGTCTACAGAATCGACCGTCACCCGACCATGAGCCGTCATCCCGTCACGCCGATGAATGAAGCGGACTTACGAGTTCATTTGCAACGTCAGGGATTGAAGAATGTGCAATCGGTCGATTGGCGTTGTTACGCGCGCGGGGACGCGGCGCTGCAAACCGAACTGGATTGCCTGCTCGAATCGAAACCAGATGCCGTGCTATTCGACGTACTCGACGACTCGCATTTGCAAGCGATTGGCGGTTTGATCGCCCGTCATGCCGCGATCCGCTCGCCACTGCTTGCGGTTGGGGCGAGTAGTGTGGCGCAGGCTTATGTCAGTGCGCTCAATGATGTGGTGGACCGAGGAGAAGTCAGTGCCGTGCCTGCGCCGCTGACACGCGCACGGGGCCCGGTGTTCGTGCTGGCCGGCAGTCTTTCCCCTTTGACGGAAGTGCAGATCGCCGCGGCACAGTCTTATCTGCGTGTAGAACTGGACCCGCAGCAAATGACCGGCAATGCGGCGCCGGATTATCTGGCTGAACGCGTCGCGGCAATCGTCGGGCCGTTGCGCGATGGACGCAATGTGCTGGCTTTCACGACCCGGCGCATGGCGCATCCCATAGCCGACGCTGCACGCAGCGTGATGCCGCAACTCGCTAATGCGAATGCCGCATTGCTGAAAGCGGTGCTTGGCAAGGTGAGACTGCAGCGCATCGGGATCGCAGGTGGGGATACATCGAGCATCGCCGTGCGCGCGCTCGATGCATGGGGGTTGTCGTATCTTGCTCCCTTGTCGGCGGGCGTCACCGTTTGCCGTCTGCACGCTGAGCGGAGTGAACTCGACGGCATGGAAGTCATGCTCAAGGGCGGTCAAATGGGCGATGCCGATCTGTTCGAGCAACTGCTGAACGGCTATGCCGGCGATGAAGCAGCCGACAGCTAGCCGCTCTTAAGCAGCGCAATACCGGCTATATGACGCCAGTGAGGACCAGCACAATCACGACGATCACTACGAGTCCGAGACCGCCTGTTGGCCCATAACCCCACGCACGGCTATGAGGCCACGTCGGAAGCGCACCGATGAGGAGAAGGATCAGCACGACCAGAAGAATAGTTCCCAACATATTAATTACCTCCGCTTGGATTGACAGGACCTATCTGTCACGACAGCCGTGCGGCCCGCGGTTGAGCGGGCTCGCGAAAGGCAGTATCGATGCCGTGGGTTCAGCAAGCCATGTGCCCAACAGCGAAAGTCGGAGCGCATATCTGTTTAAAACGAACGTCTGCGTTCTTGCGAGGCGCCGTTTTATTCATCTGAGGTGGGACGCTTCGACCGTTCCCCCGGATCGGTTTCCTCTGCCTTAAGGGACCTTAAGGCACCTTAAGGCATCTTCCTCATAGCCCTCGTTGGACTTTTCGCAGCGCTCCTGCCTGCCCGCCTCCGTTCTGGTTCGATGAGCGCCGTTACGGGCGGCGTTACGTAACGGGCGCGTTACCGGGCATGTTTTTGCGTTTTATTTGACGGCTTTCCAGGCGACCGTTCCAGGGAAAAAACGTATCTGCGACAAGGGTTTGTCCCATATATTAAAGCTGATTGTAAAAAAAATATAACGATTGGCACGGTTGCTGCTTTAAAGGTTGCGCGGTGCATAACACAGACAACACAAGCAGTAAGCAGCAGTAGCGAAGTTCGAGTCAACGACTGACCTGGTCGGGGGTTATCAGGTCAGTCTCCTCAACGTACAAGCGGTTTGATCTCTGGTTCGGATCTCGCCGTGGCGGCGTTTGCCTGAGTACCCAGATTGGACGGGTGCGAGCGGCTTGCAGCACATCCCCTATCGCTGTTCAGGAACGTCCAGTCGTGTCGTTTCGCGCTGGATGAATGAAATCCAGATTGTTTTTGTATTGCGCGCTTCTTCGCGTGCCGGGGTGGTTTTGTTGTCGCGAAGAGCGTGGTGGTTGATGTACGAGAGACATGGGCTGCTGAAGCAAACATAAGTTGAGCAGCTCCACAAGAACGTTTGGCGCGAGAGACCAGCGCGGGGATAAGTATGGATACGGCGAATTTTTCGCAGCAAAGAAGAACGATACCGGGGTTGCAAGGCCTGATCTCACGCTTGCTCGATGTGATGCTCGTCGTCCTGGGGGCGTTGGCTGCATCGCAGGTGCGCTTTGAAGACCTGACGCAAAGCCGTATCGATACCGCGTTCGTTGCGTTTGCCGCGGCCTTTACGCTGGTTCTGTTCCCTACTTTCGGTGTCTATGGATCGTGGCGTGGGCGGGCGATGTTGCGCATGGCCGGTCAGGTGTCACTGGCGTGGTTCGTCGTTCAGGGCTTTGGCCTTGTGTTGATGTTTTCGCTGCATCGCACGGATTTCATCTCGCGTCTCTGGTTTGCCTACTGGATGGCCATTACGGGGGGCGCGTTGATTGCGTCGCGTCTGCTTGTGCACGCTGTGCTGGCACGCGTGCGCCATGCGGGGATGAATCTGCGTCGGGTTGCCGTGGTCGGATGCGGTGCGCATTGCCACCAGGTCGTGCGCAATATCGAAGGCTCGAGTGCGAGTGGTTTTCGCGCGGTGGCGGCCTTCGATGTGCGGCCGGTGCTGGGAACGATAGGTTCGGGCGTGCCGGTGTACGACGACATCGTCAAGTTCGCTGCCTACGTGAGATCTCACGACGTGAGCGAGTTGTGGCTTGCGTTGCCTCTCTCCGAGGAACGCACGATCTCGCGCTTTGTCGCCGAGTTTCGCGACGATCTCGTGAACGTGCGTTTTGTGCCTGATATGCGCAGCGTTGCGCTGTTCGATAGCGGCATGATCGATTTGATCGGGATGCCTGCAATTAATCTGGTTGCGTCGCCGGTACCGGCTCGCGCGTTAGTGAAGAAAGAGATTTTCGATCGCCTGTTCGCCGCTTGTGCACTGCTGGCGCTTGCACCGCTGCTCGTGGCAATTGCGATTGCCATCAAGTTCTCTTCGCGAGGGCCTGTGTTTTTCACGCAGAAGCGCAAGGGCGCGGACGGCCGCATCTTCAAGATCTACAAGTTCCGCTCGATGCGTCCTCATGCCGTGGAAACAGGCGTGCTGAAACAGGCGACGCGGGGCGATCCGCGTATTACGCGAGTAGGTGCGTTTCTCAGGCGTACCAGTCTGGATGAGCTGCCGCAATTCTTCAATGTGCTGCGCGGCGATATGTCGGTGGTGGGGCCGCGGCCTCATGCGATCGAACACGACGAGCTTTATCAGAAAGTCGTGAACGGCTATATCCAT containing:
- a CDS encoding four-carbon acid sugar kinase family protein; its protein translation is MSDTREVNGMSGMSSAGPAYGFYGDDFTGATDTLAHLARAGLRTMLFFAPPDAQRLSMLGRLDAVGIAGAARTMQPHAQHQELARVGAAFAALGVRVMHYKVCSTFDSAPQTGSIGVAIRTLREYCANSLVAVVGGQPSLRRYCVFGELFAAGGEDAHQQSVYRIDRHPTMSRHPVTPMNEADLRVHLQRQGLKNVQSVDWRCYARGDAALQTELDCLLESKPDAVLFDVLDDSHLQAIGGLIARHAAIRSPLLAVGASSVAQAYVSALNDVVDRGEVSAVPAPLTRARGPVFVLAGSLSPLTEVQIAAAQSYLRVELDPQQMTGNAAPDYLAERVAAIVGPLRDGRNVLAFTTRRMAHPIADAARSVMPQLANANAALLKAVLGKVRLQRIGIAGGDTSSIAVRALDAWGLSYLAPLSAGVTVCRLHAERSELDGMEVMLKGGQMGDADLFEQLLNGYAGDEAADS
- a CDS encoding DUF3309 family protein; the protein is MLGTILLVVLILLLIGALPTWPHSRAWGYGPTGGLGLVVIVVIVLVLTGVI
- a CDS encoding undecaprenyl-phosphate glucose phosphotransferase encodes the protein MPGLQGLISRLLDVMLVVLGALAASQVRFEDLTQSRIDTAFVAFAAAFTLVLFPTFGVYGSWRGRAMLRMAGQVSLAWFVVQGFGLVLMFSLHRTDFISRLWFAYWMAITGGALIASRLLVHAVLARVRHAGMNLRRVAVVGCGAHCHQVVRNIEGSSASGFRAVAAFDVRPVLGTIGSGVPVYDDIVKFAAYVRSHDVSELWLALPLSEERTISRFVAEFRDDLVNVRFVPDMRSVALFDSGMIDLIGMPAINLVASPVPARALVKKEIFDRLFAACALLALAPLLVAIAIAIKFSSRGPVFFTQKRKGADGRIFKIYKFRSMRPHAVETGVLKQATRGDPRITRVGAFLRRTSLDELPQFFNVLRGDMSVVGPRPHAIEHDELYQKVVNGYIHRYRIKPGITGWAQINGFRGETDQIEKMQGRVEHDLYYLRNWSFGLDMRIVAATIAKGLIHSNAY